DNA from Lentibacillus amyloliquefaciens:
GGGTGCGGTAATGATTCGTGACCGCATTTTATGCACGAGGTCAAACATTTCGTCTTCGCCTGAATATTGATCTTCAGTTACACCGTATAGAGCAAGCGCTTTTGGTGTGCTGCCACCGCTCTGGTCCAGTGCTGCTATGAATCCATCGTTGTTTTTCATTTGTTCAAAGTGTTTTTGATTCATAATTCCACTCCTTTATCAAGATTAATCACCTTATTTAATTTAAGGCAACATATGTATTTTGGCAATCTAAATTGCTTTCTTTTTATTATACCACGAATTGCGAAAAGGTTATAGTCAGTTTTCCTTGTGAATCTTCAGCCATTCATACGTTTACCCGGTGATGTGATTTTTATAACTGAGGGTGTTGGTTCATTTCGTGTATGGCGGTCTTTAGCATCAGTTGTCTTATCCACTTACCATCTCATGAAAATTATTAACAGCGCGGTCAACCGCGTCCTGTGTCGCTTCGTCCGTCAGTTTTCCGTTTTCATCAAATTTTTCATGTGCCTGGGTAATCAGCACTTCGCTTTTGGCTGGCTCCAGCACGCGTGCGGACAGACCGGGTGCGCTCAGAATTCTGCGCAGGTCCATCTGAGCGCGGATTGTTCCCATCAGACTGATTGAGGCACCGACAATCATGACAGGTTTGCCAATCATCGGTCGTTCACCGCGTGACAGCCAGTCGAGACTGTTTTTGAGGACGCCCGGCACCGACCAGTTATACTCAGGTGTTGAAATCAGAACAGCGTCATAGTCGGCAATCTGATTTTTAAACGTTTTGACAATCTCGGGCGGATCCAATTCTTCCGCTTGATTAAAAAGCGGCAGTTTATCAATTTTGATGATGTCCAAATCGAACTTACCATTGAAACGTTCTTTAATATTTTCCAGCAGCATGTTGTTGTACGAGTCCTCCCGAATGCTGCCGGCGATTGCTGCAACTTTCATTATGTAACCCCACCTTTTCATCAGATTAATGTATGGAAATTAGTGCATTATCCAAATTCAGATTATCACATATTTGGAGGAAATTAAAAAAAGTTGGATTAAAATGAGACAACAATCGCGTCCCCTGAGCCCGTCTCTTGTCCCGCTTCCCGTTTTGTATTAATATAGATAGGGTGTTTGTTAATAGTAATTGGAGGAACTGTTATGTCTAATCGTAATAAGGGCATTCTGTTGTTATTGGTTTCTGCATTGGGTTTTTCGCTGATGGGGGCTTTTGTCAAGCTTTCAGGTGATTTGCCGACGATGCAGAAAGCTTTTTTCCGCAACATTATTGCGGCTGCCATAACATTTGGATTTGTCCTTTATCATAAAGAGCGGCTATTCGGTAAAAAAGAGAATCAGAAGCTGCTGCTGTCGCGCTCGGCACTCGGGGCGGTCGGGATCATTGCGAATTTTTACGCAATCGATCATCTGGTGTTATCCGATGCTGAGATGCTGAACAAGCTCAGTCCGTTTATTCTCATTATTTTTTGTGCGATATTCCTGAAAGAAAAGGTGCTGCCGTTTCAAGTTGGCGCTATTGTTGTGGCATTTGCCGGTGCGTTGCTCATCATTCAGCCGCAATTTTCCGTTGATATTGTCCCTTATATCATCGGGGTGGTTGGAGCGATTTTTGCAGCTGGTGCTTACACGCTTCTTCGCGTTTTGGGGAATAAGGAAAAATATTATACGGTCGTCTTTTATTTTTCGTTTTTCACAACAATCGTACTTCTGCCGTTTACGATTGTCATGTATGAACCAATGACGCTGCAGCAATGGATTTTGCTGCTTCTGGCGGGGGCGTGTGCGACGGTTGGTCAGTTTGGCATCACGCTTGCTTATAAATTTGCGCCGGCTAGTGAGATTTCGATTTTCTTTTATTCGACAGTTGTCTACTCAGCGCTGTTGAGCATCATTCTGTTCGGCCAGATTCCGACGCTGCTCAGTGTGATAGGTTACGTCGTCATATTCGGCGCGTCATTCTATATGTTCATGAAAAATAGGAACATGGATAAACTGGAAGAGGCCGAGGAAAAACAATTGAAATCATCGTAATAAAGGAAAAAGCCCTGACAGGCGTCTTGCCATGTCAGGGCTGATTTTTTAAACGATGAAAAATGCAACAAATGAAAGAAGGACAGAGGTTATGATCATCGCCAAGAGCGGTCTGACGGCTTTCGTCCTTAAGTCACTGAAGCTGACACTGAGGCCAAGGCCGACCATGGCGGCTGTTAATAACCACGTTGTCACTGAATAAATCCCTTCCAATGTTCCCTCGGAAACCGGAATCGAATGTCCCAGGACATACGTGCCGAAAATGCTGAGTGCGATAAATCCGAGCAAAAACCATGGGAAAGCTATCTTGGCAGTTGACTCATCCGATCCTTTGTTTTTACTTTTCATGAATAAAATGAGGATAAAACACAACGGAATCAGCAAAAATACACGACCCAGTTTCGCCAGCAGTGCCATTGCGAGCGGATCATCGCCTGCCGGTTCAGCTGCCAGTGCCACGTGCGCGAGTTCATGCAAACTGATTCCTGACCAGATGCCATAATCGATTGGAGAGATCGGCAGCACCGGACGCAATAATATATAGATGATTGAAAACACTGTTCCCATTAAAGCGATAATGCCGACACCGATTGCGGTATCTTCATCCTTTGATTTGATAATCGGTGCAACCGCTGCAATGGCAGCTGCCCCGCACACCCCTGTTCCAACACCAAGAAGCAGGGATATGGACTTATCGGCTTTAAACACTTTTGCCAGCCAAACCATCACCAGAATTGCAAATAATATAACGAATGCATCGCGCAATAGAAGTCCCAAACCATCACTAAGTACAACATTAATATTCAATCGGAGTCCATATAATATAATAGCTAAGCGCAGTAGTTTTTTGGCAGAAAACGTCACACCGGCTCTGATTGCTTCCGGATAGCCGAAAATCTGCCGGTAAGTAATCGCGATGATAATCGCACAGGCTAATTGTCCAACATACGAAAAGCCCGGCACTAGCGCGAGCAAGTAGCCTAAGAGCGCGATAAAAAATGTGAAGGCAACGCCGAAAGTCCAATTTTTTTGCTGTTCAAATCGCTTCTCGGTGTCATTTGACTGAACCTGTTCGGCATGTTGCGTCCAATTTTCGCCAGTCATGCAGCAACACCTCCTACTTATAGAATAAGGGAAGCTTGATGATAAGAAAAATAAATTATTGTAATGATGATGATAAGAAAACGTGATAGTATGACAAGTAAGAATCAATTGAGATGGGACGGTGATACAAATGGATCAGCACTTACAAGTGTTTGTTGCTGTAGCTGAGAAGCGAAATTTTTCAAGGGCGGCGGAAGAACTGCATATGACGCAGCCTTCTGTCAGTCAGTATATCCGAATGCTTGAAGAAAAATTCGGGACTAAACTCCTGGAGCGAACCAATAAATATGTGCGGCTGAACAAAGCAGGCGAAATTGTTTATCACCATGCCAAGGAAATTTTGGGGTTGTACACTAAAACCCAAACACTGATCGATGACTTGATGAATCAAGCGAAAGGACCGCTTTCAATTGGCGCGAGCTATACGTTTGGCGAATACGTTCTGCCCCGGATTCTGGCAAAGTTGCATAAGACCTACCCGGATCTCGAGCCCGCTCTGACCATTGGCAATACGGCGAAAATCGCACATTTAGTTACAAGCCATCAGCTGGATATCGGTATCGTTGAAGGCAATTTCAAAGACAAGCAGCTGTATGTTGAGGACTTTGCTGAAGATTATATGGTTGTCGTGGCATCACCGGATCATGAATTTGTCCGGCGTGATGGTTATATCGCTACCCGTGAGCTGGAGGAGGAAATGTGGATTGTGCGTGAGTTGGGCTCAGGCACAAGGGAAGCAACGGAAAAAATGTTTGAAGAAATTGGCATCTCCCCCGAGAGAAAAATCAATGTCGGCAGTACGCAATCCATTAAAGAAGTTGTGGAAGAAGGCCTTGGCATTAGTCTGTTATCGCAATGGGCAGTGCAGAAAGAACTGAAGAATGGCGACCTGAAAATTATTAAAGTGAAAGGCCTGCCATTCTCACGGCAATTCTCAATCATTACGCAAACACCATTTCAGACAAAGTCACTGGAAGTGTTTAAGAATTTATTGTATAAAGAAAGACTGTCTGTAGGCGGGGCGGAGGTGGAATGATCAGGGGAGGGAGTACCGCGCGAAATAATGGAGGCGCCACGCGAAATCGGGGCGTCACCGCGCGAAATTACAGCAGAACTGCGCGAAAAATCGCCAAGACTGCGCGAAATCAGGGCATCACCGCGCGAAATCACCGCGTTCCATGCAATAGCAGCCCGACTGGCCTTGGATGATGAGAGTCCTCCCATTACGCCCTTATACCCTCATTCGCCTAAAATACCGCTCATCATACCCCATACGCTCAGATGCATCTTTTCCGGCTGCCATGACTTTTTTGGCG
Protein-coding regions in this window:
- a CDS encoding LysR family transcriptional regulator, with amino-acid sequence MDQHLQVFVAVAEKRNFSRAAEELHMTQPSVSQYIRMLEEKFGTKLLERTNKYVRLNKAGEIVYHHAKEILGLYTKTQTLIDDLMNQAKGPLSIGASYTFGEYVLPRILAKLHKTYPDLEPALTIGNTAKIAHLVTSHQLDIGIVEGNFKDKQLYVEDFAEDYMVVVASPDHEFVRRDGYIATRELEEEMWIVRELGSGTREATEKMFEEIGISPERKINVGSTQSIKEVVEEGLGISLLSQWAVQKELKNGDLKIIKVKGLPFSRQFSIITQTPFQTKSLEVFKNLLYKERLSVGGAEVE
- a CDS encoding NADPH-dependent FMN reductase, with product MKVAAIAGSIREDSYNNMLLENIKERFNGKFDLDIIKIDKLPLFNQAEELDPPEIVKTFKNQIADYDAVLISTPEYNWSVPGVLKNSLDWLSRGERPMIGKPVMIVGASISLMGTIRAQMDLRRILSAPGLSARVLEPAKSEVLITQAHEKFDENGKLTDEATQDAVDRAVNNFHEMVSG
- a CDS encoding YeiH family protein; the encoded protein is MTGENWTQHAEQVQSNDTEKRFEQQKNWTFGVAFTFFIALLGYLLALVPGFSYVGQLACAIIIAITYRQIFGYPEAIRAGVTFSAKKLLRLAIILYGLRLNINVVLSDGLGLLLRDAFVILFAILVMVWLAKVFKADKSISLLLGVGTGVCGAAAIAAVAPIIKSKDEDTAIGVGIIALMGTVFSIIYILLRPVLPISPIDYGIWSGISLHELAHVALAAEPAGDDPLAMALLAKLGRVFLLIPLCFILILFMKSKNKGSDESTAKIAFPWFLLGFIALSIFGTYVLGHSIPVSEGTLEGIYSVTTWLLTAAMVGLGLSVSFSDLRTKAVRPLLAMIITSVLLSFVAFFIV
- a CDS encoding DMT family transporter — protein: MSNRNKGILLLLVSALGFSLMGAFVKLSGDLPTMQKAFFRNIIAAAITFGFVLYHKERLFGKKENQKLLLSRSALGAVGIIANFYAIDHLVLSDAEMLNKLSPFILIIFCAIFLKEKVLPFQVGAIVVAFAGALLIIQPQFSVDIVPYIIGVVGAIFAAGAYTLLRVLGNKEKYYTVVFYFSFFTTIVLLPFTIVMYEPMTLQQWILLLLAGACATVGQFGITLAYKFAPASEISIFFYSTVVYSALLSIILFGQIPTLLSVIGYVVIFGASFYMFMKNRNMDKLEEAEEKQLKSS